In Brassica rapa cultivar Chiifu-401-42 chromosome A06, CAAS_Brap_v3.01, whole genome shotgun sequence, a single window of DNA contains:
- the LOC103873617 gene encoding putative NAC domain-containing protein 61, producing the protein MVEELPPVGFRFYPTEVELISFYLRIQLDGGHATIYSLIPILDVFNVEPTQLPNLAGERWQGDREQWLFFVPRQEREARGGRPSRTTNSGYWKATGSPGPVFSPDNRVIGVKKTMVFYMGKAPKGRKTKWKMNEYKAIDETASVSTIPKLRHEFSVCRIYLKSGSSRAFDRRPTEGSGTETKLPSNGIETSSHNARPISIETTQSNSEMIAGISKLLERKLPNNRAERSSCATISTSSETSYSGGEDQVQLPVNVTTTQRISDMIDGLSQPFWEWEQLNWS; encoded by the exons atggTCGAAGAGCTTCCTCCTGTAGGGTTTCGCTTCTATCCGACGGAAGTGGAGCTGATTTCGTTCTACTTAAGAATCCAGCTTGACGGAGGACATGCTACCATTTACAGCCTCATACCCATCCTGGATGTGTTTAACGTTGAGCCTACTCAGCTTCCAA ATCTTGCGGGAGAGAGGTGGCAAGGAGACAGAGAACAATGGCTTTTCTTCGTGCCAAGACAAGAGAGAGAAGCTAGAGGAGGTAGACCGAGCAGGACCACTAATTCAGGATACTGGAAAGCAACTGGTTCACCGGGGCCTGTGTTCTCACCGGATAATCGAGTGATCGGAGTTAAGAAGACGATGGTTTTTTACATGGGGAAAGCACCTAAGGGGAGAAAGACAAAGTGGAAGATGAATGAATATAAAGCAATAGACGAAACAGCCAGCGTATCTACCATCCCGAAG TTGAGGCACGAATTCAGTGTCTGTCGAATCTACTTAAAATCTGGAAGCTCGAGAGCTTTTGATAGACGTCCAACGGAAGGTTCTGGGACAGAGACAAAGCTTCCTAGCAATGGAATTGAGACATCATCTCACAACGCAAGACCAATTTCAATAGAAACTACACAAAGCAACTCAGAGATGATTGCTGGGATATCAAAACTCCTAGAGAGAAAGCTTCCTAACAATAGAGCTGAGAGATCATCATGTGCCACAATATCAACCTCATCGGAAACTTCATATTCAGGGGGTGAAGACCAAGTTCAGTTACCCGTGAATGTTACTACTACGCAAAGAATTTCAGATATGATTGATGGGCTATCACAACCATTTTGGGAATGGGAACAACTAAATTGGTCATAA